The following proteins are co-located in the Periplaneta americana isolate PAMFEO1 chromosome 12, P.americana_PAMFEO1_priV1, whole genome shotgun sequence genome:
- the Ms gene encoding myosuppressin, protein MKHTCVILVCVLAFLLACSPRRAGAVPAPQCNPSFPQEEVPLRVRKVCAALSTIYELSNAMEAYLDDKVVRDNAPLVDPGVKRQDVDHVFLRFGRRR, encoded by the exons ATGAAACACACATGTGTCATCCTCGTCTGCGTCCTCGCCTTCCTGCTGGCGTGCTCGCCCCGCCGCGCAGGCGCAGTGCCGGCACCGCAGTGCAACCCCAGCTTTCCCCAAGAGGAGGTCCCTCTGCGCGTGCGCAAGGTCTGCGCAGCTCTCTCCACCATCTACGAGCTGTCCAACGCCATGGAAGCCTACCTGGACGATAAAG TCGTGAGGGACAACGCACCCCTGGTGGACCCCGGCGTGAAGCGACAGGACGTCGACCACGTGTTCCTCAGGTTCGGACGGAGGCGCTAG